CTGCGAAGTCGGCGACTTCTTTGTTTCCTCGAACGGCTTGGCAATGGCAGGACACACAACAGTCGGACGAAACGTAATTTGCGGCGGAAACGTCGGAATACACCAGTTCACGGTAATCGGCGATTATTCGTTTATTGGCGCTTACGCGTATGTAAATATGGACATTGTCCCGTATTCGCTTGTGGCAATCGCGGACGGAAGCACTTTTATCGCAGGACACAACAAGGTAGGTTTAGAGCGCAACGGTTTTACGAATGAAGACGTAAGCGCAATAAAGAAAATGTATAAACTCCTCTTCAGAAGCGGCTTAACACTCGAAGATGCAAAGGCGAAAATAGTCGCGCAGATGAGTGATGATGACATCAGAAAGAGAATGCTTGAATTCTTAAATAAATCGCAAAGAGGACTTTTACGCACAAGAGTTTAATTTACCCTTGATTTTTGCCGCGGGAATATAGTATTTTCCCATCTGAAATTTTACGGAGAGTAGCGTAGCTTGGTATCGCGTCTGGTTTGGGACCAGAAGGTCGCGGGTTCAAATCCTGCCTCTCCGACCACTATTTTGCACCCTTAGCTCAG
This sequence is a window from Chitinivibrionia bacterium. Protein-coding genes within it:
- the lpxA gene encoding acyl-ACP--UDP-N-acetylglucosamine O-acyltransferase, with translation MSVQISEKAVIGKNLELGTGVQIAPFAVIEDNVQIADGAIIGSYAFIGSNTKIGKDCRIFNGASVGTVAQDLKYRDEAATLEIGDRTIIREFCTLNKGTSANNGITKIGSDCALLAYCHIAHDCEVGDFFVSSNGLAMAGHTTVGRNVICGGNVGIHQFTVIGDYSFIGAYAYVNMDIVPYSLVAIADGSTFIAGHNKVGLERNGFTNEDVSAIKKMYKLLFRSGLTLEDAKAKIVAQMSDDDIRKRMLEFLNKSQRGLLRTRV